A region from the Plutella xylostella chromosome 8, ilPluXylo3.1, whole genome shotgun sequence genome encodes:
- the LOC125488864 gene encoding uncharacterized protein LOC125488864 yields MLMTNKLKYDTPVLTMGGVDIGYSNEIKILGLTIDSKLTFNSHVADVCKKDLNIYKQLSRAAKITWGLHPEVIRLIYVATVEPVIMYAASAWAEATKKLGIQKHLNAVQRGFAQKLTRAYRTVSLNSALVLAGILPLDLRIQETAALYEARKRAPPPSLRDAEIERVVAYADTPHPAEHMDLQFISLADQQQVEEHSNYAVKIFTDGSKIDGKVGAALSLWDRTSQFKAVKLKLSQHCTVYQAELLAICRATRIIRDRRETSFGIYSDSRSALETIVNSNAPHPLAAETRSNLSHCKSQNKLVSLFWIKAHAGLEGNEQADKLAKEAAQTLKCKPHFDLCPVSFVKRQIRMDTLEE; encoded by the coding sequence ATGCTCATGACGAACAAGCTTAAATACGACACACCAGTCCTGACCATGGGCGGGGTCGACATTGGCTACTCCAACGAAATAAAAATTCTAGGACTCACCATAGACAGCAAACTGACCTTTAACAGCCATGTAGCGGATGTTTGTAAAAAAGATCTGAACATATATAAGCAGCTCTCCAGAGCAGCAAAAATCACGTGGGGCCTTCATCCTGAGGTCATTAGACTCATCTACGTGGCGACCGTAGAGCCTGTGATTATGTATGCGGCAAGCGCTTGGGCGGAAGCAACCAAGAAACTGGGCATCCAAAAGCATTTGAACGCGGTACAAAGAGGTTTTGCTCAAAAGTTAACCAGAGCGTACCGAACTGTCTCACTGAACTCAGCTCTTGTACTGGCCGGAATCCTTCCCCTGGACCTTAGGATACAGGAAACAGCGGCCCTGTATGAGGCCAGGAAAAGGGCACCGCCACCGAGCCTGAGGGACGCAGAGATAGAGCGGGTCGTTGCATATGCCGACACTCCTCACCCAGCCGAGCATATGGACCTGCAGTTCATAAGCCTGGCAGACCAACAACAAGTGGAAGAACACAGCAACTATgctgtcaaaatatttacagatGGCAGCAAGATTGATGGCAAGGTTGGAGCTGCTCTATCACTTTGGGATAGAACATCCCAATTTAAAGCCGTCAAGCTGAAGCTGTCACAGCACTGCACGGTCTACCAAGCGGAACTGTTGGCCATATGTAGGGCAACAAGGATCATTAGAGATCGGAGGGAGACGAGTTTCGGTATATACAGCGACTCCAGGTCGGCTCTGGAAACAATTGTCAACAGCAACGCTCCACACCCCCTAGCGGCTGAAACCAGAAGCAATCTGAGTCATTGCAAATCTCAGAATAAACTAGTTAGTTTATTCTGGATTAAGGCACACGCAGGGCTGGAAGGCAACGAGCAAGCTGACAAATTGGCAAAAGAAGCGGCACAAACCCTGAAATGCAAACCCCACTTTGACCTATGTCCGGTTTCATTCGTCAAGCGGCAAATCCGCATGGATACCCTCGAGGAATGA